From a single bacterium genomic region:
- a CDS encoding DUF4837 family protein, whose product MKSKAIIFCMFFILFTLACDVKKEAVGSYNKIYTLVDAEELGNISPLLSSAVEIPIVTPRNETIFKLEYVDETTFEKLTHARTSIIAASLESPGPAGRFIREALSEDAKKMVLSGSDWIIAKKDLWASGQLTIIITAPTEKDLESRLFLGGDDLFRLLNNSVNDRISYWLFGKVFGESEQISLEDSIASEYGYAIRVPRFWTWEKGTPDKRFIWLRTLEPERWVFVWWTALDSSLDFSIDRWMSVRDSLCAIYYEGDIVSLEMEPESMGVYIGGRPAVQIRALWENPVKTMGGPIISYVFSEPITNRLYIVDGSLFAPIVKKEPYLRHVEIVCKSFRGDVQNFYEERENRSK is encoded by the coding sequence ATGAAATCCAAGGCTATAATATTTTGTATGTTTTTTATTCTATTCACATTGGCTTGTGATGTTAAAAAAGAGGCCGTCGGTTCTTATAATAAAATATACACCCTCGTCGATGCCGAGGAGCTTGGGAATATCTCCCCACTTTTATCCTCGGCTGTCGAAATCCCAATTGTAACCCCAAGAAATGAAACGATATTTAAATTAGAATATGTCGATGAAACGACATTCGAAAAGCTAACTCATGCACGAACATCAATTATTGCTGCAAGCCTTGAATCTCCTGGGCCAGCGGGCAGGTTCATTCGCGAGGCGCTTTCCGAAGATGCAAAGAAAATGGTTCTTTCGGGTTCCGATTGGATTATTGCAAAAAAAGACCTCTGGGCTTCGGGTCAGCTCACAATAATAATTACCGCACCTACAGAAAAAGACCTTGAATCGAGATTGTTTCTGGGTGGCGATGATTTATTTAGATTGCTTAATAATTCAGTCAACGACAGAATATCCTATTGGCTTTTTGGAAAGGTCTTTGGCGAAAGCGAACAAATCTCCCTCGAGGATTCCATCGCTTCAGAATATGGCTATGCAATCCGAGTCCCTCGATTCTGGACCTGGGAAAAAGGAACCCCAGATAAAAGGTTCATATGGTTAAGAACACTCGAACCCGAGCGATGGGTATTCGTCTGGTGGACAGCCCTTGATTCCTCGTTGGATTTCTCAATCGATCGCTGGATGTCAGTCCGCGATAGCCTTTGCGCTATTTATTACGAAGGAGATATCGTTTCTTTAGAGATGGAGCCGGAATCGATGGGCGTCTATATTGGAGGACGACCTGCAGTGCAAATACGCGCTCTTTGGGAGAATCCTGTTAAAACCATGGGAGGACCGATAATATCCTACGTTTTTTCCGAACCAATAACAAATCGACTATATATTGTCGATGGTTCACTTTTCGCACCGATAGTAAAAAAAGAACCATATCTCAGACATGTAGAAATCGTCTGCAAAAGCTTCCGAGGAGATGTTCAAAATTTCTATGAGGAACGGGAAAACCGTTCTAAATAG
- a CDS encoding NUDIX hydrolase, which translates to MRMRPKFCPDCGSALTEIVFDNKTRLYCEKCAKPIYENPLPATCVVAFNKSGKVLIAKRAVEPSIGEWSLPGGFVEIDETPSEGALRELLEETGLRGNIISHLGTEGQKSNTYTNVMVAGFLVTTDGIPSANDDIADAKWFNIDSAPRLVFSSHRRIFNRAIESLSRTLLPNVSREL; encoded by the coding sequence ATGCGCATGCGACCTAAATTCTGTCCCGATTGCGGAAGTGCTCTTACCGAAATTGTATTCGATAACAAAACACGCCTTTATTGTGAGAAATGCGCTAAACCAATCTACGAAAACCCGCTTCCAGCAACATGTGTGGTGGCCTTCAATAAATCCGGAAAGGTGCTAATAGCAAAGAGGGCAGTTGAGCCTTCCATTGGTGAATGGTCACTTCCGGGGGGTTTCGTCGAGATAGATGAAACACCCTCAGAGGGAGCATTGCGTGAACTCCTCGAAGAAACAGGTCTTCGTGGCAACATTATCTCCCATCTCGGGACCGAGGGTCAAAAAAGCAATACTTATACTAATGTAATGGTAGCCGGTTTTTTGGTCACCACTGACGGCATACCCTCGGCAAATGACGACATTGCCGATGCCAAATGGTTTAATATAGACTCTGCACCTCGTTTGGTCTTTTCGAGCCATAGAAGGATTTTTAATAGAGCTATCGAATCGCTCTCTAGAACGCTTTTACCCAATGTAAGCAGGGAATTATAA
- a CDS encoding phosphatase PAP2 family protein produces MNFFYNIDLSLFSLMNGKWVCPFLDRFMVLATNQETGILIIIGILVGITIIGRKKGRITALSALVGYAIIDPLGHYVIKPLIAKPRPCHLDLGRLLVDCGTGYAMPSLHAAASFGVFSVIVTHYGWPATPLYFLALIVAYSRVYVGVHWPMDIFAGAIYGAFIGVGISLLAKKLFKMEKNNAHAT; encoded by the coding sequence ATGAACTTCTTTTACAACATAGACTTATCCCTTTTTTCTCTTATGAACGGCAAATGGGTATGTCCCTTTTTAGACCGCTTTATGGTTCTTGCCACAAATCAAGAAACCGGAATATTGATTATTATTGGTATTCTCGTAGGAATTACTATTATTGGGCGTAAGAAGGGTCGAATAACCGCGCTTAGCGCCCTGGTTGGCTATGCTATCATCGATCCTTTGGGGCACTACGTCATAAAACCACTTATCGCAAAGCCTCGCCCATGCCATCTAGATTTAGGAAGATTACTTGTAGATTGCGGAACGGGCTACGCTATGCCAAGCCTCCACGCAGCGGCCAGCTTCGGAGTGTTTTCTGTAATAGTTACACACTACGGTTGGCCCGCAACACCTCTTTATTTCCTTGCGCTTATTGTAGCATACAGTCGAGTATATGTTGGTGTTCATTGGCCGATGGATATATTTGCCGGCGCAATTTACGGTGCTTTTATCGGTGTGGGAATATCTCTTTTAGCTAAAAAATTATTCAAAATGGAGAAAAATAATGCGCATGCGACCTAA
- a CDS encoding hydroxymethylpyrimidine/phosphomethylpyrimidine kinase, with protein sequence MKQRIICVIAGLDPTGCSGISADIRAISATGNIVSPVITAIANQGFDSAGKTHLVKPAVFAESLQYAFSTSTKPSSIKIGMLGSGNLVDTLCDSLESFSIGVPIVLDPVFHSTSCMELLDRNGIAILVKRLFPLTTLVTANWEEASILSGVEVSSEESAKCAGESISKSTNAVLIKGGHSSGEPRDFLFFGKCMYEFSSKRIAGRFRGTGCALASLIASNLAEGLSLPDSVSKAKSVLTSALKKSHPPYILYT encoded by the coding sequence ATGAAACAAAGAATTATATGTGTTATAGCTGGCCTCGATCCCACCGGTTGTTCAGGGATTTCTGCTGACATAAGAGCTATATCGGCCACCGGCAATATCGTATCGCCTGTTATTACAGCAATTGCCAACCAAGGATTTGATTCAGCGGGCAAAACACATCTTGTGAAGCCTGCTGTTTTTGCAGAATCTCTTCAATATGCGTTTTCGACATCGACAAAACCTTCGTCGATAAAAATTGGGATGCTCGGTTCTGGTAACTTAGTCGATACACTATGCGATTCCCTAGAGAGTTTTTCCATAGGCGTTCCAATTGTTTTAGACCCAGTCTTTCACTCGACTTCCTGTATGGAACTTCTCGACCGCAATGGCATTGCGATTTTAGTGAAACGACTCTTTCCCTTAACCACACTTGTAACGGCTAATTGGGAAGAGGCCTCTATTCTCTCGGGAGTCGAAGTTTCATCTGAGGAAAGCGCTAAATGCGCTGGAGAGAGTATTTCAAAATCTACGAATGCTGTATTGATTAAAGGCGGGCATTCATCCGGCGAGCCGCGCGATTTTTTATTTTTTGGAAAGTGCATGTATGAGTTTTCTTCCAAGCGTATCGCAGGGAGATTTCGCGGCACCGGTTGCGCACTCGCTTCATTAATAGCATCTAATCTTGCCGAGGGTCTCTCTCTTCCGGATTCTGTGAGTAAGGCTAAATCTGTTTTAACTTCAGCATTGAAAAAATCGCATCCACCATATATTCTATATACATGA
- the porU gene encoding type IX secretion system sortase PorU — translation MSYIGKILFLVLSVTVILGYPLTSVETADGIELTWIAPKLDTTEIDGSMLLIQCKGADISGVPGSPGIPRYRIPIALPTGDLWSFELISELWEPFGRARLAPVPTWQGFPDGPYYEDYIIDTKTYSENHWFPFEKEAFSETGHIRGIKIGHLEVYPIRFNPVSEELERLVDFKCKVAYSTSSEMNSPTLLEKTVIGFVANPQSALTFIKTKPKRRPSRDLFTLTDSWFTFPIIESGLFKIDRDYVLSMGYNPSEIDPSEIRLFDEGWMELPTGQEPELPSLEEIPLYPVGLTDGSFDSGDALYFYGRGPSGWFVEETRLSHHLHRFTSANYYWVTIGGDFPEPSKRLTKEEISAHDTTSFGKFLHFVENDYVYAKTGNDIQWGSERTTEKHISLLDSRIDTTNGVYVRHRVVPVADETRPIVYATANGYSPDSTYSIWTGAQSAFFGNAFSKNANSIDIDFLGTSALFDYYEILYQIELVEYNESLEFLGRDTASAYLIAGFDSEPLVFDVTGQNSLRLLKPYLMDDGKWCFSDSLGSRHYFISERSSALRLDYPILKELAELRERSFDSELLMLIPEGLESDIDEYITYRESRGTTVDWVFVEDVLEEFGFGTKDPTAIRDFLRYLWLYSDYPPEHILLVGDATWDPRGITNPPETFCPAALCVSNAPDDYFYAVTEGDGIPDYSGGRIPITTINEWRNWVEKLMRTEGNPDFGTWRTRFVYCADDERKTGNLPDTWQHTTQVSSYVRDMPAWTEPRTVYLIDYPLTSSGLKPGAQKALLEKWNDGSVLVNYVGHGNYRLWTHEEAFEATSCISKLENKWKLPLMVSASCEVGLFYRTVGQCIAEQVVLFPEAGAVAAIAATRMTLSPSNGSLNARLLDICWGQNQKAQLGPALFYAKGGDSWASTRGQYVLFGDPAMEIGAPKLDIVIDLDRDSLIAGVKTHVTGEVLSDSAIVSDFNGTAYILVYDSGYYKNYSNSPYLSGSVSYFQGGKRLFVGPVSVRGGLFEGEFVVPIDVSYGTEGGKVVVYAYDNSDEAVGYFDEMIVAGDTTLVIEDSLGPEVDLSFDGHGFSNDGVICDGGELICTVSDENGINLSGAAGHALTMTLDGNESNALDLSQYFEYRLDSYQVGEAHIPLEDLSFGKHTVRVKAWDNIGNSGEAEMSFEVADCEIIISNPLAYPNPFRSDTELTFNIGVYADITINIYTLTGRPVRKLESSVYPAFAMVHWDGKDSRGTPVANGAYLVKIEARTVDGYSDEKVFKIAKLR, via the coding sequence ATGTCATATATAGGAAAGATTTTATTCTTGGTGCTCTCGGTTACTGTGATTTTAGGATATCCGCTAACTTCTGTCGAAACGGCGGATGGTATCGAGTTAACATGGATTGCGCCTAAGCTCGATACGACGGAGATCGATGGTAGCATGTTGCTTATTCAATGTAAAGGCGCGGATATAAGCGGAGTGCCCGGAAGTCCGGGAATACCTCGATATAGAATTCCAATAGCTTTACCCACCGGCGACTTATGGTCGTTTGAGCTTATCTCAGAATTATGGGAACCCTTCGGTCGAGCACGCCTTGCTCCTGTTCCCACTTGGCAAGGATTTCCGGATGGTCCATATTACGAAGATTATATTATCGATACAAAGACTTATTCCGAGAATCACTGGTTCCCATTTGAAAAAGAAGCATTTTCGGAAACAGGACATATAAGAGGTATAAAAATCGGCCATCTCGAAGTTTATCCTATTAGGTTCAATCCTGTTTCGGAAGAGTTGGAAAGGCTTGTTGACTTTAAATGTAAAGTAGCTTATTCAACTTCTTCAGAGATGAATTCTCCTACTTTGCTTGAAAAAACGGTTATAGGTTTTGTTGCTAACCCGCAAAGCGCTTTAACCTTTATTAAAACCAAACCTAAACGGCGCCCATCGAGGGATTTATTTACTCTAACAGATTCATGGTTTACTTTTCCAATTATAGAGAGCGGTCTTTTTAAGATCGACCGCGATTATGTGCTTTCTATGGGTTACAATCCTTCCGAAATAGATCCTTCCGAAATAAGATTGTTCGATGAGGGCTGGATGGAGCTTCCAACGGGCCAAGAGCCGGAATTGCCATCTCTGGAAGAAATTCCCCTCTATCCGGTTGGCCTCACCGATGGTTCTTTCGATAGTGGCGATGCCCTTTATTTTTACGGTAGAGGACCTTCTGGCTGGTTTGTCGAGGAGACGCGTTTAAGCCACCATCTTCACAGATTCACAAGCGCCAATTACTATTGGGTCACTATCGGGGGCGATTTTCCCGAACCGTCTAAGCGTCTCACTAAAGAGGAAATATCAGCTCATGATACAACGTCGTTTGGCAAATTTCTACATTTCGTTGAAAACGATTATGTATATGCCAAAACAGGGAATGATATTCAATGGGGTTCGGAGAGGACAACCGAAAAGCATATATCTCTCCTCGATTCTCGTATAGACACAACAAACGGTGTATATGTTCGCCATAGAGTTGTGCCGGTAGCCGACGAAACAAGGCCTATTGTATATGCCACTGCAAATGGTTATTCACCGGATTCTACATACAGTATTTGGACAGGTGCCCAGTCGGCCTTTTTTGGTAATGCGTTTTCTAAAAACGCCAATTCCATAGATATTGATTTCTTGGGGACATCCGCCCTTTTTGATTATTACGAGATTCTATATCAAATTGAACTTGTTGAATACAATGAATCTCTTGAGTTTCTCGGAAGGGACACGGCATCTGCCTATTTGATCGCAGGTTTTGATTCCGAACCTTTGGTCTTTGATGTCACTGGCCAAAACTCATTAAGGTTGCTTAAACCCTATTTGATGGATGATGGCAAATGGTGCTTTTCCGATTCTCTTGGAAGCCGACATTATTTTATTTCGGAAAGATCATCGGCATTGCGGCTCGATTATCCAATATTGAAGGAGTTAGCGGAGCTTCGCGAACGATCTTTTGATAGCGAACTACTTATGCTTATTCCCGAGGGTCTCGAGAGTGATATCGACGAATATATCACATACCGAGAATCACGCGGCACAACTGTAGATTGGGTTTTTGTTGAAGATGTTCTCGAGGAGTTCGGTTTCGGGACGAAAGACCCAACTGCGATACGCGATTTTTTGCGCTATCTTTGGTTATATTCAGACTATCCACCAGAACATATCCTTTTGGTGGGTGATGCCACATGGGATCCAAGAGGAATAACAAACCCGCCGGAAACATTTTGCCCTGCAGCACTTTGTGTATCGAACGCGCCAGATGACTATTTCTATGCCGTTACCGAAGGCGACGGCATACCCGATTATTCCGGCGGAAGAATTCCTATCACAACAATAAACGAATGGCGCAATTGGGTTGAAAAACTCATGCGAACCGAGGGCAATCCAGATTTTGGAACATGGCGAACGCGTTTCGTCTATTGTGCCGATGATGAACGAAAAACAGGTAACTTGCCGGATACGTGGCAACATACTACTCAGGTGAGTTCCTATGTTCGCGATATGCCGGCATGGACAGAGCCCAGAACCGTCTATCTTATCGACTATCCCCTAACCTCTTCCGGCCTGAAACCGGGCGCCCAAAAAGCATTGCTAGAAAAGTGGAACGATGGTTCGGTTCTTGTCAACTATGTTGGCCACGGGAATTATCGTTTATGGACGCATGAGGAAGCTTTCGAGGCAACTAGTTGCATAAGTAAACTCGAGAATAAATGGAAATTACCGCTTATGGTCAGTGCCTCATGCGAGGTTGGTTTGTTTTATCGAACTGTAGGGCAATGTATTGCCGAACAGGTTGTCCTTTTCCCTGAGGCTGGTGCAGTTGCTGCAATCGCTGCAACTCGCATGACACTCTCGCCCAGCAATGGCAGTCTCAACGCTCGGCTTCTTGATATTTGTTGGGGGCAAAATCAAAAAGCTCAACTTGGCCCAGCGCTTTTTTATGCTAAGGGAGGGGATTCTTGGGCATCGACGCGTGGTCAATATGTTCTTTTTGGCGATCCAGCCATGGAAATAGGGGCACCAAAGTTGGATATTGTTATCGACCTAGACAGAGACTCACTTATAGCTGGAGTAAAAACACATGTTACAGGTGAAGTTCTCTCCGATTCGGCGATTGTTTCCGATTTTAATGGAACTGCCTATATACTCGTTTATGATTCCGGTTACTATAAAAATTACTCTAATTCGCCCTATCTTTCCGGTTCTGTTTCTTACTTTCAAGGCGGAAAACGACTTTTTGTTGGGCCAGTGAGTGTCAGAGGGGGCTTATTTGAAGGTGAGTTCGTCGTTCCAATCGATGTCTCCTATGGAACCGAGGGCGGGAAGGTCGTTGTTTATGCTTACGATAATTCCGATGAGGCAGTGGGCTATTTTGATGAGATGATTGTCGCTGGCGATACCACATTAGTTATCGAAGACTCTCTAGGCCCCGAAGTTGACCTTTCTTTCGATGGTCATGGTTTCAGCAACGATGGGGTTATATGTGATGGAGGGGAACTTATATGCACAGTGTCCGATGAAAATGGTATAAATCTCTCTGGTGCCGCCGGCCATGCATTAACTATGACTTTGGATGGGAATGAATCTAATGCACTTGATCTGTCTCAATACTTCGAATATAGGCTCGATAGTTATCAGGTCGGAGAGGCGCATATACCGCTGGAAGATCTTTCCTTTGGGAAGCATACTGTCAGGGTCAAAGCATGGGATAATATAGGCAATTCTGGTGAAGCTGAAATGAGTTTCGAGGTTGCAGATTGTGAAATTATAATCTCCAATCCCCTCGCATATCCCAATCCCTTCCGGTCAGATACTGAATTGACCTTCAATATCGGTGTATATGCCGATATTACGATTAATATATATACACTCACTGGAAGACCTGTTAGAAAGCTGGAGTCATCTGTTTATCCAGCATTTGCAATGGTCCACTGGGATGGCAAAGACTCGCGTGGCACGCCGGTAGCTAATGGTGCTTATTTAGTTAAGATAGAGGCAAGAACGGTCGATGGCTATTCCGACGAAAAGGTGTTTAAAATAGCCAAGCTCCGCTGA
- a CDS encoding PorV/PorQ family protein codes for MFVSGKKGFLSLIIFLLLLSAFTVSADRTRGGVLFLLIGPGARATGMGEAFVAIADDPTATYWNPAGLGNYPLSSQWIDYGIPPGNKIIAIATEKTGVIDIDYRTYDVWAGTDSGLFVHKGKKWVGEERYTTAEEESMIDVLFHFIDGTSFDSSVVYDRIIPAVLAANNMSELPEGYLPPETKLVIPFDALVDGKITALLGGKKELWVGTDNGLYRRIRGQWEKLNQSGGPGSKNVTKIAIDSRSYLYVGTDDGLYTLTGSRWTRYTSGDGLPGNRVHSIFAGSHRDIWVGTEAGPARQSGDKWENSFKVEPALDVDWQGLVKQVFPISGTRSIEHAASEIIARNEQLDKQRPTPGSKIEIPYSIAFESPVTAIFVDKYRKIWFGTELGLKCWDTQSQKWSFYGWTSEEITDEISIEDWARARWSKASDDLIKDLVKSLRYHNRINGQVFEAGNTIEYPKSPISGHITSLEGAPDGNLLVGTEFGTMVYDYKKGRFGYYDQGGLKNEKLTDIIRHGNEYWYNTGDNTSIYSKGKHGISFMHVQWLPTLAPDLYYEFLGGTTYLEGWGTVGGAITYINEGKNEWTDEDGTVLGTFSSYELAASGVYGTKVAPNLSAGLAFKLIYSALAKGVTVGMEQEEGVATTFAVDAGLLYQTPVKGLSLGMAVQNLGPDIHYIDAAQADPLPRNLKAGLAWKILNTDYNRLTLAADINKDLINWGNDPVGKEFHEAVKNLGVEYTYSNFISLRGGYMIDYDYIPTESSDIIRNEDFNSDHWKGIHYFTLGAGLNFKNFGFDFGYIPLQEDDEEGKLVLSNILRYSVNIAF; via the coding sequence ATGTTCGTTTCAGGAAAAAAGGGATTTTTATCTCTTATAATATTTTTATTGTTGCTTTCCGCATTTACAGTTTCAGCCGATAGAACGCGCGGAGGAGTTCTTTTCCTTTTGATAGGCCCCGGCGCTAGAGCCACGGGGATGGGAGAGGCCTTTGTCGCCATCGCAGACGATCCGACAGCAACATATTGGAATCCCGCCGGTCTTGGTAACTATCCGCTTTCTTCGCAATGGATCGACTATGGAATTCCTCCCGGGAATAAAATAATCGCTATTGCTACCGAGAAAACAGGTGTTATCGATATAGATTATCGAACCTACGATGTCTGGGCTGGAACCGATTCAGGGCTTTTTGTCCATAAAGGCAAAAAATGGGTTGGAGAAGAAAGATACACTACAGCCGAAGAGGAATCGATGATAGATGTGCTGTTCCACTTCATTGATGGAACTTCTTTTGATTCGAGTGTGGTATATGATAGGATTATTCCTGCGGTGTTGGCTGCAAACAATATGTCCGAACTTCCAGAGGGCTATCTTCCCCCTGAAACAAAACTTGTTATTCCTTTCGATGCCCTTGTCGATGGTAAAATAACCGCTCTTTTGGGCGGCAAGAAGGAGCTTTGGGTTGGCACCGATAATGGCCTTTATCGAAGGATCAGAGGCCAATGGGAAAAGTTAAACCAAAGTGGTGGTCCCGGAAGTAAGAATGTAACTAAAATCGCGATAGACAGCCGCAGCTATCTTTATGTTGGCACTGATGATGGCCTTTATACCCTTACAGGAAGCCGCTGGACTCGTTACACCTCAGGCGATGGCCTTCCGGGTAATAGAGTTCATTCGATTTTTGCTGGTTCGCACCGCGATATCTGGGTTGGAACTGAAGCTGGCCCAGCGCGTCAAAGCGGAGATAAATGGGAAAACTCCTTCAAGGTCGAGCCTGCGCTGGATGTAGATTGGCAGGGATTGGTTAAGCAAGTGTTTCCCATCAGCGGGACTAGAAGCATAGAACACGCTGCCTCCGAAATTATTGCTCGCAACGAACAACTCGACAAACAAAGACCGACCCCCGGTTCTAAGATTGAAATTCCTTATTCAATAGCCTTCGAGTCGCCTGTAACAGCTATTTTCGTTGATAAATATAGGAAAATCTGGTTTGGAACAGAACTCGGCCTTAAATGTTGGGATACCCAGAGTCAAAAATGGAGCTTTTATGGATGGACTTCCGAGGAGATAACCGACGAGATTTCTATTGAGGATTGGGCGCGAGCCAGATGGTCTAAGGCCTCCGACGATTTGATTAAAGACCTGGTGAAGTCGCTTCGCTATCATAATCGTATTAACGGGCAGGTTTTTGAAGCAGGTAACACTATTGAATATCCGAAGAGCCCGATAAGCGGGCATATTACTTCGCTCGAGGGAGCCCCAGATGGCAATCTTCTGGTAGGAACCGAATTTGGGACTATGGTTTACGATTATAAAAAGGGTCGCTTCGGCTATTACGATCAAGGTGGCCTCAAAAATGAAAAGCTCACGGATATTATCCGTCATGGTAATGAGTATTGGTATAACACCGGCGATAACACCTCGATCTATTCAAAAGGCAAACACGGCATTAGTTTCATGCATGTTCAATGGCTTCCGACGCTTGCACCCGATCTTTATTATGAGTTCCTTGGCGGAACGACATATCTCGAGGGCTGGGGAACGGTGGGTGGAGCGATTACATATATTAACGAAGGTAAAAACGAGTGGACGGATGAGGATGGAACTGTTCTCGGCACCTTCAGTTCTTACGAACTCGCGGCCTCAGGTGTTTATGGCACTAAGGTTGCTCCGAATCTTTCTGCCGGCTTGGCCTTCAAGCTTATCTATTCAGCTTTAGCTAAGGGCGTAACAGTTGGCATGGAACAGGAAGAGGGTGTCGCGACGACATTCGCGGTCGATGCCGGTCTCCTTTATCAAACGCCGGTCAAAGGCCTATCTCTTGGTATGGCGGTTCAAAATCTCGGGCCGGATATTCACTATATCGATGCTGCACAAGCTGACCCACTTCCGCGCAACCTCAAGGCTGGCCTCGCATGGAAGATACTTAATACAGACTATAATAGGCTTACACTTGCCGCCGACATCAATAAAGACCTCATTAATTGGGGCAATGATCCAGTCGGTAAGGAATTCCACGAAGCGGTAAAAAATCTCGGTGTCGAATATACTTACTCTAACTTTATATCACTACGCGGCGGTTACATGATAGACTACGATTATATCCCGACCGAATCCTCTGATATTATTCGCAACGAAGATTTTAATTCCGATCATTGGAAGGGGATACACTATTTTACACTCGGCGCGGGGCTTAATTTTAAGAATTTCGGCTTTGATTTCGGCTATATTCCGTTGCAAGAGGACGACGAAGAGGGCAAACTCGTGCTATCGAATATTCTTCGCTACTCGGTTAATATTGCCTTTTAA